Proteins encoded together in one Calditrichota bacterium window:
- a CDS encoding serine/threonine protein kinase: protein MKPLAERLSDRKLISHGDISSAYRARDTRLDRDVFLKVLHPHFAQDPDLRARFEREARAAAKLDHPQLVRIYEVGEDPNEGPFMILEWVEGETLAAKIIREGKLTPERVERLASSLLNALSVLHAHGILHRDVKPENILCRKDGEFKLTDFSLALLSDAPKLTHHTAVVGTPAYLAPELARGKSPSERSDLFAAGVVLFEASTGQNPFYAESLLESLRRVREVEPNWSLLAHLGEDTQLPSLIKICLEKESDARPESANDAVVLLTGGTRFSAASVSARSRARVFTVAALVLLIVGAVAYFAAVRKSEVPQVQTIPPVPDTTKISMDTSAVPDTEQADTSAFMSEPAPDNEAKPRFAEKRAEDSVTKPERKIEPEKTAAAEADSFSLSLDTTPWARITMDGNELGSTPLGAPLRLERGEHILMLRNPAFPPIQAKIELTEDSRVDLQLAAYVQHVELTVEPWGDVFLDNEMIGASPLNRLLAVLPGKHTLRVTHPTLQTVEKTWQAVAGDTIKFRADLTKSVLALRTSGEPN from the coding sequence ATGAAACCTCTGGCGGAAAGACTTTCGGATCGCAAGCTGATTTCGCACGGCGACATCTCGTCAGCCTATCGTGCGCGCGATACGCGGCTCGATCGCGACGTCTTTCTGAAAGTTCTTCATCCGCATTTCGCTCAAGACCCTGATTTGCGCGCGCGCTTTGAACGTGAAGCCCGAGCCGCGGCCAAGCTCGACCATCCTCAGCTTGTCCGCATTTACGAGGTCGGTGAGGACCCGAACGAAGGCCCGTTCATGATCTTGGAGTGGGTGGAGGGCGAAACTCTCGCTGCGAAAATCATACGCGAAGGCAAACTTACGCCTGAACGGGTTGAGCGGCTCGCAAGTTCTTTGCTGAATGCGCTTTCCGTTTTGCATGCGCACGGAATCCTGCACCGGGACGTTAAGCCAGAGAATATCCTTTGCCGCAAGGACGGCGAGTTCAAGCTCACGGATTTCAGTCTTGCGCTGCTCTCTGATGCTCCCAAATTAACCCACCACACCGCCGTCGTGGGCACACCGGCTTATCTCGCGCCGGAGCTCGCGCGCGGAAAATCTCCCAGCGAACGCTCCGATCTGTTTGCCGCTGGAGTCGTGTTGTTTGAGGCGTCTACTGGCCAGAATCCGTTTTACGCCGAATCACTCCTCGAATCTCTGCGCCGTGTTCGCGAAGTCGAGCCTAATTGGAGCTTGCTCGCTCACTTGGGAGAGGACACTCAGCTCCCGTCTCTGATCAAAATTTGTCTTGAAAAAGAGTCCGATGCCCGTCCTGAGTCCGCGAACGATGCGGTGGTTCTGCTTACTGGAGGTACGCGCTTTTCCGCCGCCAGCGTGTCCGCAAGGTCGCGTGCGCGGGTTTTCACGGTGGCGGCTCTCGTTCTATTGATCGTTGGCGCCGTTGCGTATTTCGCCGCGGTCAGAAAGAGCGAGGTCCCGCAAGTTCAAACAATTCCTCCCGTTCCCGATACGACGAAAATTAGCATGGACACGTCGGCGGTGCCGGACACGGAACAGGCGGACACGTCAGCTTTCATGAGTGAACCTGCTCCAGATAACGAAGCGAAACCTCGTTTCGCTGAAAAGAGAGCCGAAGACTCGGTCACAAAACCGGAGCGAAAAATCGAACCGGAAAAAACCGCGGCGGCGGAGGCGGACAGTTTTAGTTTAAGTCTCGATACGACTCCATGGGCGAGAATCACAATGGACGGCAACGAATTGGGCTCAACACCGCTTGGTGCTCCGTTGAGATTGGAGAGGGGCGAACATATCTTGATGCTGCGCAACCCCGCGTTCCCACCGATTCAAGCGAAAATTGAGCTGACTGAAGACTCACGAGTTGATCTCCAGCTTGCCGCGTATGTCCAGCATGTCGAACTAACGGTAGAGCCGTGGGGCGATGTTTTTTTGGACAATGAAATGATTGGTGCTTCGCCCCTGAACAGATTGCTCGCCGTACTTCCCGGCAAACATACTCTGCGAGTCACTCATCCCACTTTGCAGACCGTTGAAAAAACTTGGCAGGCCGTCGCCGGAGACACCATCAAGTTCCGCGCCGATCTGACCAAGTCCGTACTTGCCCTCCGCACATCGGGAGAACCGAATTGA
- a CDS encoding T9SS type A sorting domain-containing protein codes for MKKLILTVLLGLLGVTAAWAQTGNLSVTVVAGDVPLQGVLVNVEAEGHGGPGRPHFSGTTDETGVILFADIPAMEYEVMAGLPGVHPEHAHVDVLEGETAEVTLTFPSFDPAPRISVRPDNMHFGPVGVGTTFTRNLDIENRGQLDLTVSIALEGDAFGLGAEPDFTLIPGEEVDFPVTFTPADTIGYTGTLTITSNDPDHGTIIVPLTGFGAVIITGGLSVNVIVTDSNDVASAVDSARVRVSFIRDHGGPRPQHFVGFTDAEGNVTVDAIPVGVYNVNADKPGIGFASDVIEITEDQTSFLTLELVAADSSEHGHHDGHHGHGHHFEIVELAGTAIVTAPDTLDPTFLLYALDVDADGIADYRLNFGPADYDPGNGATRPNDGDEIIVTGALMSHGTPPMVHVYTINGMEWWIQDPANDGAHGGDAGGRATGFGTDNNLVWVEITGTVSVIDVYGDAFYGLDTDNDGVTNYVIDFGDNYNVSSPAIPSLGENVSVVGGLLNGAPEALNADWVIVYEVDGQFFRMPGDTEGLEPIDGSTSVNPTDAPVVSSHLVATNYPNPFNPTTNIQFSTPVAGLVNITVFDVLGRQVATLVNDNLTAGTYTTQFNAASLPSGMYMYRVTVNNQSIVNRMLLLK; via the coding sequence ATGAAAAAGCTGATTCTAACTGTCCTGCTGGGCCTGCTTGGCGTAACGGCAGCCTGGGCTCAGACCGGCAATCTGTCGGTGACTGTTGTCGCTGGCGACGTACCGCTTCAAGGAGTTCTCGTGAATGTTGAAGCCGAGGGCCACGGTGGACCCGGCCGTCCGCATTTTAGCGGCACAACAGATGAGACCGGCGTAATTCTGTTCGCTGACATTCCGGCCATGGAATACGAAGTAATGGCAGGTCTTCCGGGCGTGCATCCTGAACATGCGCACGTCGACGTATTGGAAGGCGAAACGGCGGAAGTCACTTTGACATTCCCGTCGTTTGATCCGGCTCCGCGTATTTCTGTGCGCCCGGACAATATGCATTTTGGTCCGGTTGGCGTGGGTACGACGTTCACGCGCAATTTGGATATCGAAAACCGCGGTCAGTTGGACCTCACCGTCTCCATCGCACTGGAAGGCGACGCGTTTGGTCTCGGAGCGGAACCTGACTTTACGCTCATCCCCGGCGAAGAAGTGGACTTCCCCGTGACGTTTACACCCGCCGATACGATTGGTTACACAGGTACTTTGACGATTACGTCGAATGATCCCGACCACGGTACGATTATTGTTCCGCTGACCGGTTTCGGCGCCGTGATCATCACGGGCGGCCTGTCGGTGAACGTGATCGTGACGGATTCCAATGACGTCGCTTCGGCAGTGGACAGTGCGCGCGTGCGTGTTTCCTTTATCCGTGATCACGGCGGTCCGCGTCCGCAGCACTTTGTCGGTTTTACCGATGCGGAAGGTAACGTCACAGTCGATGCGATTCCGGTGGGCGTTTACAACGTCAACGCAGACAAGCCCGGTATTGGTTTTGCCAGCGACGTGATTGAAATCACCGAAGATCAAACTTCGTTCTTGACGCTTGAATTGGTTGCGGCTGACTCTTCCGAGCATGGACACCATGACGGACATCACGGCCATGGCCATCACTTTGAAATCGTCGAGCTCGCGGGCACGGCTATCGTGACGGCTCCTGACACGTTGGACCCGACGTTCTTACTGTACGCGCTGGACGTCGATGCGGACGGCATTGCTGACTATCGTTTGAATTTCGGTCCGGCAGATTATGATCCGGGCAACGGCGCAACCCGTCCGAACGACGGCGACGAAATTATCGTCACGGGCGCTCTGATGTCGCATGGCACGCCTCCGATGGTTCACGTCTACACAATTAATGGCATGGAATGGTGGATTCAAGATCCCGCCAATGACGGTGCTCACGGCGGCGACGCTGGTGGCCGCGCGACTGGCTTTGGCACTGACAACAACTTGGTCTGGGTGGAAATCACGGGAACAGTTTCGGTCATCGACGTCTACGGCGATGCGTTCTATGGCCTTGACACAGACAACGACGGCGTGACCAATTACGTCATCGACTTTGGCGACAACTACAACGTGAGCAGCCCGGCAATCCCGTCACTTGGTGAGAATGTCTCGGTGGTTGGCGGATTGTTGAATGGCGCTCCGGAAGCCTTGAATGCCGACTGGGTGATCGTCTATGAAGTGGACGGCCAGTTCTTCCGCATGCCCGGTGACACCGAAGGTCTTGAACCGATTGACGGCAGCACGAGCGTTAATCCGACCGATGCTCCGGTGGTATCCTCTCACTTGGTAGCGACAAACTATCCGAACCCGTTCAACCCGACGACGAACATTCAGTTCTCGACCCCGGTTGCCGGTTTGGTGAACATCACGGTGTTTGACGTCCTTGGCCGTCAGGTCGCCACGTTGGTCAATGACAATTTGACCGCGGGTACCTACACCACTCAATTCAATGCAGCGAGCCTGCCCTCCGGTATGTATATGTATCGCGTGACTGTGAATAACCAGTCCATCGTGAACCGGATGCTGCTCCTGAAATAA